Genomic segment of Coffea arabica cultivar ET-39 chromosome 1e, Coffea Arabica ET-39 HiFi, whole genome shotgun sequence:
aaggaaggaaggaaggaagtcAGTTCGTTCATTACAAGGATATTTGATTCCTAATCGGCATACATGCATTCAATCACGAAAAAAGAGGAAAGGGTGCAGTCACAGCGATTCTCCTTGGGGGGATGGGATGACATAGGTCGGAGAGTTGAAcccagaaaggggaaaaaaaagggggtTGGATCATGGATGGAGATTAAGGGGGCTTTTACACATATTTCTTCTTCTGCTTCATCTAGCCTGCCTAGTTTTAAGTAGTAGTAAATACCTACCAGTACTCGCTCGGCCTACTGGGGAGAGAAGCATGTAATAAAtcttttttgagtttttgtaCTACTACTAAACTAGTAAGTTATTGTTATTAAGCATAGACAGATCCGCACGAGAGAGCCATCAAGAGTATAGCCGCTTGTTCTTCCTCTCTTAATTTCCCCATCAGCTTTCCCGATCTCCGTAGCATCATTTCTCCTCCCAACGCCATTAATTTCATCCTCAGCGATTGCCCCACTCCGCCTCCTTCGTTACTCTTGTTGCCGCCGCTACTgcttttcctcttcttcttgcCCTTGTCATTTCTACCCCTGTCCAGTCCCAAAAGCTCCCTCCTCTTCTTGTTGTACTTGATCCCGCATGCATTGCACAGTGACTGATGatgcaacaacaacaacaaacgCTAAGGATATGTAAATAAATACTCCACCAAACAAAacacaaaacacaaaacacACACTCTCTATTATCAAGAAATGCTAAGAGTGGTAGCCTTGAGTATATAGAGATTGAGAGACGATTGGATATATatagaagagaagagaagaagatAATGCACCTTGGGACCAGCTGGACCTCCTCTCCACAGAGGCGTTCTAGTTGTATGGCAATCACTGCAACTCTTCAACTGCTTCGAACCGGAAGCCGAagggctgctgctgctgctacgTTTTGCATTCTCCGAATCCGATCTCTGTTTATACCccccaaaaaaattaataataaaataaaagaaggaATGAAGATAAAGATCAACTTGATCTCTACTGCTGGGACTTGATCATTCTATTATAGATCATCACGATTTCATCACGGCTTAATGGACTCACCTTTTCTTCTTTCAGATCCATGATCACTCGATCCCCAATCTCCGCTTCTCTTGTTTCCAAGTCCCAAGAGCAGCACCTTACTTGATGACGTTAGTGATCATCTAATCACAGACGATCCTCTCAGCCTCTCCCCCTCTAAATATTTGAATCAGGCAGTaaatggaagaagaagaagacgaaGAAGACGAAGAAATCTGCAAATCACAAAAAACTGTGAAGGTAGGCAACGTATGGTGGTtacaaaggaaaataaaaacccAAAAGGACCAGTTCTAACTCTTACCACTCCTCCATTCACTAGTTACTAATGGTAATGACTGCTAATAGGTGATCAGATTCAGATTTTTCTTTTACTCTGGGTTTTGCTTTGAAGTGAGAAATGGGGAGTGGAAGAGGAAGGTGTGTGGGAGAGTGAGAGAGAAAGGAAGAGATCAGGAATGGTcgtctgctgctgctgctgctgctgctgctgccgcTGTTGTTTGTGGTAAGGGTTGGgccgttattgtgtgttttcgcctttttccttcttcctttttttttcccttcccccCCTTCTATTTTTTCTGGGCTAAGTTTATCTTCTCTGGTATCTGAATGTTGGGAAATTTGCTCTGGTGGACGCCAAACCCTACCTTATTCCCCCAAGACCCAGATACCCCTTCCTGCTCTTAAAATTACCACTTTGACCTTCTCGTTCCCCCCCAAAATTCCGAATCCCACTTCTGATTTCTCCTCCAATCTCAGCCGTTAATGACTTTTCTGCTCTTCTCTGCCGTAGATTCTCAAGAACGGGGCTTTTAGCATCAACGAAATGCAGCAAGGACTGAGTACTGACACTACTCTTTTTCTTCGTACCAAAAAAtaatatacatatgtatatatatagtaaTAATGATTGGTTTTCGTTTATTTCTTAGCGCTTACCTGACCGGCTAATTACGGTAATTATTAAGTTGATTTAATCTACTACATGGTCCACACCCCTCCAAGttttggacttttttttttttttttttgtctacacAGGAGTATCCGGATCAATTCATACGGGGCctgactaatcccctgcggcccGGCCAGGCGCCCTAACCCAACCCAAGCACGATATGTGCGCGGAGGAATCCAGCAGAGCAGAGACTTGAACTTGGGACCTTTCGGTTATCGGTGGGAGGTGCTACCGCTGGCCCATTCACGCGGGGGTCCAAGTTTTGGACTTACTACATTAAATAAttagttgaaattttttttttaaaaactagatACGTATTTAAAATTCAAAGACCAGCCTCACTTGGTACAACAATTTCGTCCCAGAGGAGATACGAGAAATTCCCCGTGGTGGATGCGGCCGCGGTAGCCTTCTTATTACCCATATCTTATttgcggtttttttttttcaagtaagCTCAGAATATGTATTTTGGGCACGAGTTGGAGAGAAATGCAGGTTGCCTTTCAGTCTGGAGTATTTCTTAGTTTAGGAAGTGACGGAAGTGTTTGTGTCTTCAAATCTTGCTCCTCCAATGGGAGTCGTAATTAAATGCGACGAAAGCAAACCAGCAATAAGCACGAAAGCCACTCTTGATTTTGACAGTCCGATACACTTTCCCAAGAAATTTTGTTGACCACGCCGCGGCCCCTCCCCCTCCCACCCCGGTCCTGCCCATTGCCTCGTACGGTCAAAGGTCAAAGCATTTGTGGGTTTCCACCTTAgtgtgttcttttttttttgtgctttgGAAGGCTGATTAGTGTGTTCTTCAGTGGTTTATTATTATAGCTTTCACTTTTCAGCGGGCCTATAATATCTCTGTTTCTTCTGTTTTGCTGAGTGATATCTTTTCTTGCTTTCATTCCTTCACGGCTTCAAGCTTGGAAACAGACCGAGTTGCCAATAGAATCTCTTCCTCGTcgggagggagagggagggcAATTGATCTCGTGATCTCCCTCCCCTTCCATagccttctttctttctcttttgcatGTAATTAGTCCCTTTTTATCATAGTTTTCTCCTCTTCCGACGTTATTCAGTAAGAGTTTTCTTTAACTTTCCAATTTGTTTTGTTAGAtccgagtttttttttttttttcaaatatgcaattctttggatttattttgtgaaatatgatcATAATTTTTGAATTTGAAGTAGTTAATTAGCAGATTTGGCGATTGAAAGTATACACAGATATTATTCAACTGCAATTAGTGATAGAGTCAAGATTCGAAGTCAGTGGGGGCAAAAGATggaagagcaaaagaaaaactatGTCGACAATACACAAAAAACAAAGTTATATGAAAATGTTATTTTCAATTACATATTTCACAATGAAAAATATGATGAGGACGATACCAGAACATTGATTATGTGAATAATTCAGTTTAAAAGATTGATGGATTTTACTTGCAATCTTGTAACATGATTTTGAATTGTAAAGTGCAAAACAAAATGCATTTGAAgttgttttataattttttttatggggCAATTTGAGTGACAAATGCAATATTGAAAAATTTAAGGAGGCAATTTAAGGGAAAGAACAATGTTGAAAAATTTACGGGGGGCAACTAAAAAACATTCGAGGACTTGGAAGTTTTCTTTacaattttgtaattttccagGAGTTTAGGGAAGACAATTGCCTATCTTAAATTTTCGCaatgatttattttatgttttagtGTGTTTGGAGTTTCATagtgtaatttttatttattttttcaaatcttGTAGTGTCTGTGTTCTTCATGTCTTTTGTATCTATGCATGCATGATGTGATTTCTGCCATtaatgcaaatttcaattatttcATAAAATTGTGACttgtttttattaaaaaaaattaatgatctTAGTAGAATTTGAAGGTATTTTAGTATATTGATCTTATTGTTTTCGCCAATTGCTTGACACAAAAAGCTTCTCGAGGAAACATATGAAAAAAGAGCTGGAGTTATATGAGGTTTAGGATGCAAGGCATGGATGCATTAAAACTAGACGAGAAGCTGATCTGATTTAGTAGTTGTGAAGAAATGACAGAAATATGAACAATATGAGAAGACAGTCTGGAGCTTAAGTAGGTGCGATCTTTAATTTGTCTAAAAGCCATTCCATCCAAGGAAACGATTAGGATATTAGCAATTGGAGatgcaatcaaagaaaagaTAATAAACGCCTGCGCAAGAAACgatcgaaaaagaaaaacattaaTGTCAAGTATCAGACGTCACTGGAAAACATTGATACAAATGGGCTTTACCAGCACTGAATATTCAGCAACTAAACCTAATTGAAGCCCTTGTATATATGtaggagaaaaaagaaggaagcagaggaagaaaaggaaaggagtgATGATTCACGGCAATGACAGCTCGATAACATCGAGGTTGGCACGATGGGTATGAGTTGCTTCCGTAGGTGACATTTCTACTTGCTGTAatattcaaatatatatatatatatatatatatatatatatacacacacactacTGGACAACTGACATACCAgtacatgtgtgtgtgtatatatatatatatagttctaTGAGCATTATATATCGAAAGTTATTGGAAAATTGTTCTAAACATCCCTCCTCATAATTCTTCAAATGAATTCTTTTGtccttcatttttaaaatattaccTTTACGTCTTTTATAAATTCAAATTAGCAAAATTTAGTTCCGACCTaatttttttactatttttttgCCTAAAATCACCGCATATGCAATATGTTTTTTATGtacaaaaaagcaaaaaagtcAGATTCCACTTTTttagtgataaaaatgaaatattaaTTTGGAAACGGATTGGGTCGAATGGTAAGGTGGAAATAATTATAAATAGGAGGTTCTGAATTTAAGATTTCATacttataagaaaaaaaaagataaacaaaTGAATATGAATGGGGTCTGATCccactttttcaacaaaaaataaatatgattCTGATCATATCTTACTTTTTTAGGGACAAAAAAAAACATGGATTTGGtcatttatttaattacaaataGAATCTAATCTTTCTAAAAAAAATGaccatatgttttttttttttataagaaaaaatgATCATACGTTGGACTTGTGATAGATTGATGGTAAAATGTGATCGAAAACTTAGATTGTGATCAAATATTGCCTATTTGATTTTGTAAGTGATACAAAATTTCCATTTTAAAGGTGAAgtacgaaaaaattcatttgacgaAATGTGACAgacgttttgaatgatttttctaaaataatttATAGCAATGTGAAAATaataatgtaaaaaaaaaaaaagtgttgaatGTATATAAGAAACCCATGTGGTTATAGCATGTCCTAAACCAAGTGAAGCCATATTGGCATGTTACTACTatcgaaaaaaaaaggaaaaaaaaaattaaagagggTACAAGGATGATAGACcaccaaaataacatatatAGAATGTAGAGAAACACAAAATACAGCAGCATTCCAGCCAAATTTCTGCTGCTGTGTCATGCCCAATGCCCAAAAGAAAAACACGTTGACATCTGCCTCCCgaaggtttgtttggattgtaagttatttgggattatttgggatatttttactgtagcactttttgtgatgtgatgtatgtaagataaaaaggtaattggaaagataaaaagatgtattgaaaattgtaatgatgatgttaGCAAATAAAACTGGGTAAATaatgctcaatccaaacaaacacgtACTACCAAAAAAAAGCATTAAAACGTATCATACCCCTCCTTCATTCCTTCCTCCTTTTCTGTCTCAGTTTCCGTTTTGTAGCTTGCTGCGCGAGATTGAGAACGATGGGGGAGCACAGGCCGAGTTTTGGTGGTCGAGGTGGGTCAGAGCGGAGAGTGGAGATCGTGAGCGGAAGAGGGTTTAACCAGGAGGGGGTTTACGCGATGAGCCGGCCTCGGTCGCCTCATGATCATTATCGTGAGGCGGAGTCTACTGTCTAAGCCGCCGCGGGGGTTCGGTGATGCTGAGATGAAGAGACGCAAGAGAATAGCAAAGTACAAAGTGTATAGCCTCGAAGGCAGGGTCAAGGCTTCCATCAAGAATGGGCTTCGCTGGCTTAAGAACAAGTGCTCCGAAATCATTCACGGTTACTAGCTACTCCTACTCTCAATTCCTATTCTCGGATGTTCTCATTCTTCTTTTAATGCTTATGTGCTAATATCAGTGATGGATTGCTTATTTGGACGCAGATTCTtcatgctcttttttttttttggggttcgTTCCAGTGTTTACAATCTGTTAGATTGAGGTTATTATTACGCTGGCACGATCTTCGACATTAATTTCTGACATTATGCAGTTCTGGTGCTTTATGTTCTCGAATTAGGGAAATTTATTGGCGGATGTTTAAAGATTGGGGTTTGAGCAAATGAATCAATGCCTGATGACTCCTCCAACCTCAGGCATCAATGCCTGATGCCTGATGACTCCAGCTTTTGATGGTTCCCTTCCCcggatttttttatttaagtagATTAAACATGGGCAGTAATTAATTAGCTAGGTAAGAAGTGGTAATGCAAAAGAAAAGTAGTACTCACAGAGAATGATTTGCCAATGTGAGGCAGGAATTCGTTAAGAAATTACAAACTTTTAATTCAACGGAGtaataaaactaaaagcaaCAACCTTTTTAACCAGCCAACACCCTTCtctgcgtgtgtgtgtgtgtcagtGTAAATACAATCCACAGTAgaataagaaaaaagaaagaataagaagaaaaagaaaaaaccccGGAGATAGCACAAATGTGGTATTCAATTTTCTTCTTTGCGCTGCGATCTGCGTAATTCGCAGTTACATtgcgtttttttttcttcattaatAAGTGATTTAGAACTGAAGAAGCTATAAATCTGTCGGCCTATGCAACATTAATTACACCCATGAAAAAGCTAAGTTAAAAGACTCGAGGGAAAATGCatggaaaaaatgaaatcaatgtgtgtgtgtgtgtgtggggagCAGAAACAGGGAGTGGTGAATATCCTTTTATTGGGGCACCTGACGCCTGCAGCATCAATACGATTGACATTTATGGGATCGCAGCGGTGGTGATTGGTGAATGTCGTCAATTGATTTGCTGAAGCTTCATTTGTTGGTAAAACTGAGCGATGAACTCCTCGGCCTTGGCGTCGATCATTTCATCCCCGcacagagcatcaaaaacctcATCAGGATCATCGTCATCATTACCCTGGTAGTAGTCTTGTTCGAGTTCTTGGAGATTGCTAGCGGAAGCGTATTGGCTCATGGTGCCACCGGAGGAGACGGTGGATGGTGATGGGGAGGAGGGCTGGTACTGATGGATGCTCATCATGGCGCTGCTGTTGTTATAAATCAGATCCTCCGACTCCAAACTTTCAACCCCTGGCCGGGGGGGTGAAGCGGGGGAGAGGGAGCGGTTGTCCTGCAGATGCAACGGCCTCATCGATCCCACCATCTTCTCCCACTTCGTCTTGGAGTGGATCCTATCATCAGGGTCCACTACGTCTGGAGCGGGCGGTGGTTTTTTCTTGGACTTGGAATCAGATCGCAGCAACATTAATGCAGCTCTGAAGAAGCCCAAGGGgcgtttcttcttcttcttctcctcctcctcctccttatTACGGTTGTTATTAATGTTCATCTTCCCATTTTTATTCATTGATGGAACGACGGTGGTAGCCGTACCCGTATCGGCAGTGGGAATGAATGCCGATTCTTTAGCCGCAACGCCATCTTCTTTGATGATGCCGCCAGAGGTGGTGTTGTCGTTGAAGTTTTCTTCAAGCGGCACCGGCATGGGCATGGTTAATGCCAATGGATGAACCAGCAAAGAATTCTGGTTCGGAttgagaagagagaaaggatGTTTAATCAACTGGGGTGGGGAGTTTTTTTGTTCGTTCTGGTTGGTGGTGACCAGAGCAGGCCTACCTACCTACCCTGCAAGAATGCAGGGCGATACTTTGAGAGAAAATCCCTCTCTTTGGTATCAGCACCGCGCCTGCTCAACCTTCCTCCCACCATTTTTTCGGTTATATAGGGAACCAACAGCAAATGCCACCCCACACGAATATTAGTAATATTACTTCTTCTTCTTGgttttgacctctttttttttttttccctattaaAAGTTTCCCGTATCAAAGGGAATATTCCGGAATACAAGAACTCGCGTTTACCAAAATGACCCCCCACATTGGATCCTACAATGACACGTAAATGGTTTCCGCTAATTTTCCGCGGCGGCCACCAACAGCATCGGACAGCCCTTCGTTCACCGTAGCAAACAAGAAGGTAGTAGTTCTATACTGACTATTTGATTCAAACtcgccttttctttctttctttgtttcctttttccttcttgttttgtTATTCACGATATAGGGTGGAATTACCATTCATCAATACATGCTGGGATTTCATGAATTTTCTTCTCTCGAGGCAATTGATTCCTATTCCAATTCAACCTTCAGCTTGTAATCCCTCCAGGGACAGTTGTTCATCCTAATTTGAACTTCTATAAATTTCTAGAGTTTCCATAGGAAttaaaccttttttttcttaTCGGAGTTGGAATTGCATTAGAATGAGAATTGGAGCCTAGTTCATGCATCACATTATTAAATTTTCGTTTTCTGATGGCAGTTACCTTATCAGTGGAAGACTCTTGTTATTAGAAGACTCTGGCGGAAAACATTTTTCTGAAAATATCACGTAATCACCCCACGATAAAATTttcggagaaaaaaaaagataccgTATCTATTCCAATACCAATATGCCATATTCTAATATGTTTGTTTAAACACTATTACAAttaaaatgattgaatgattttttttttccacacagGGGTATCCGGATTTTCGGATTGGTAATACCTAAtgacccgactaatcccctgcgatCCGGGAAAGGAAACCCCACTCCACACCGAGCATTTGCACGCAGAACTCGAACCCTGGTTGGCCAGGACCTTTTGGTCGCCATACCCTAACTAGGGGGAGCGGACCGCTGGAACTAACCCGTAGGGACGAATGATTAATCAACACTTTTCTTGTGAAGAAAATTAATTAACATACAAACCCTTTGTTCTAAGGAGAGAGCCCGCCCCACAGATGTCCAGCAACTATAGTAAATAATAGAGATCGAACCAAAGACCTCGGGGACTTAAAATTTGCAACGTACTTAGGTGCGTTGTTTTTTCCAAACATAAGCCTCTTCCAAAATGGTTGATAAGGGAACCCACCTATCCACCTGGAAACCACTGAGGCACGAATCGATATCCACTTTATGACTTTCTTCAGCTTTAATGGCGGACATGTACTAACCTACGAGACACGAATCGATATGCCCTTATGCATATAATCtttaagggtaaaatacaaGTAACCCCTTATGGTTTAGCGAAAAGATACCTTACCCCTTTATTGTTTAAAAACCTCCACATAAACACCCTAAATTTCATAACTAAAGTGGAAATTACCTTCTGAACCGGCTGAGTTACCGGCTGACTTTGTCAAAATCCTATCTCTTTTATCTGTGAACTCCTTTGGCATCGATGCAATGTTCAACTCTCTCAGCATTTTAACGAATCTCAATCCATTCGGAACCATCTCCAGCTTTGGGCAATATACAATTGTTAATACCGAAAGGTTGGGCATGGCTCCTTCATCAACATTCCACTTCTCTAAGTTGTGTAGACATTCAAAACGAAGAAATCTAAGTTGGCCAAAACTTGTTGCCTTGTACCTCATCTCTTTCCCGAGAATATTTAGGTTTCGCAAGTGAAGTGACCGGAGATTAGGAAGCCTTTCCGGAGTTTCCATGGAATATTCCTCTATCCCCATTGTGGTTAGTTTCAATTTAAGAaggcttgcatacatgtattggGCTTCGTACTTGGGGAAATTGGGCAGTGGACCGTGTACCTCCAAGACTTGAAGATTGCGACTAGAGAAACATTGACCAATAGCATCTGACAATTTTTTCTTGGTTAAGGCGGCTTCAGGTTGTTTCGGGCCTTAGTTCAGAACTTGTAAATGTCAAGAAAGCTGCTGCTATGGATTCTAAAGTGCTTAATAGTGATGTCTAGAAGCTGTCGAAAGGAATTGGAAATATTGCTGAGGTTGTACGATCAATTGAAGCAGCAGGGTCAGCGGGGGGCAACAGCCAGAAATTTTCTGAATCAATGAGTGGTTTCATGAAGATGGCTGAGGAGGAGCTTATAAGAATTCAAGCTCAAGAAAGTGTTGCACTGACGCTGGTGAAGGAGATCACATAATATTTTCACGGAAACTCAGCGAAGGAAGAGGCTTATCCTTTCAGAGAATATTCATGGTTGTGAGAGACTTTCTATCAATTCTTGATCGGGTATGCAAGGAAGTCGGAATGATAAATGAGCGAACAATAGTTGGTTCCACTCACAAATTTCCAATTCCAGTGAATGTGAATCCTAATCTGCAGCCAATTTCCAGTGCCTTTCCCGAAAGGCAGCGGTATAGTTCTTCAGATGATGAGTGCTCTTCACCTTAGTTCTTCGAGGAAGATGACGGCTTCTACTTGCTATCAGCGTCAAAATGCTAAGGTTTCTGGTCGATGAAATTCTTGTTGCTGCCTTATCAGAGGCATTGTTGGCTACTATGCTAATTAACAAGAACCATAAGGCAGCAGCAAACACAACAGCTCCAGCTGTAGCCCGCAAAGCCTTCATGAAGGGTAGCTTGGGAATGAAATATAGCAATTGAAGGGTAGCTTGGGAATGAAACTCAATGTCTTTTCAAAGAAATCTCGCGTATCTATCGTCACTAGATCGCACGCCCGGTTACAGGTCAATTTCTACTTTAGTTATGAAGTTTGGGGTGTTTATGTGAAGGTTTCTAAACGATAGGGGGTAAGGTGTCTTTTCGCGAAACCACAAGAGGGTTTCTTGTATTTTACCCGATCTTTAATGATTGTGTTCGACAGACAACGGCAAGAGCTCAACAAGAAAACATATCATTATCGTTGGAAGCCAATGAATTTCCCTTCTGTTATTGTAGAAAATACATTTATTCAAAAAGCCTCTGTTATCTACAAAAATAATGCCGCAACACATGCTAGTATGCTCATCGGAGTAAACTATTATAGAAAGGAATTTGGTGTAAATGTgtgaagtcaaaaaaaaaaaaaaaaaaaatttgagcaGCGGGTGGCGTCGACGGGTATGGAATAGATTGGAGGCGACAGCTGTTTCACCGAGCAATTTCTAGCTCGCACCCCGACTAATCATGTCATGATATTGCAGATACGATATTTGTCTCTGGAGCTTGATTTGTCGGTAGAAGTTAGCAATGAACTGCTCCGCCTTCAAATCGATTCCATCGTCACAGCTACGAGGAGTTTCGTTGGTTTCTTGATGATCACAAACCATAGTATTGGAACGATCATCAtcatctccttcttcttcttcgtcaCTGGTAATGTAATCGCCTGCTGCCTTTAGGAGAATACTCTT
This window contains:
- the LOC113690097 gene encoding uncharacterized protein gives rise to the protein MPMPVPLEENFNDNTTSGGIIKEDGVAAKESAFIPTADTGTATTVVPSMNKNGKMNINNNRNKEEEEEKKKKKRPLGFFRAALMLLRSDSKSKKKPPPAPDVVDPDDRIHSKTKWEKMVGSMRPLHLQDNRSLSPASPPRPGVESLESEDLIYNNSSAMMSIHQYQPSSPSPSTVSSGGTMSQYASASNLQELEQDYYQGNDDDDPDEVFDALCGDEMIDAKAEEFIAQFYQQMKLQQIN
- the LOC113718492 gene encoding GATA transcription factor 15; this encodes MDLKEEKRSDSENAKRSSSSSPSASGSKQLKSCSDCHTTRTPLWRGGPAGPKSLCNACGIKYNKKRRELLGLDRGRNDKGKKKRKSSSGGNKSNEGGGVGQSLRMKLMALGGEMMLRRSGKLMGKLREEEQAAILLMALSCGSVYA